The following are from one region of the Ornithorhynchus anatinus isolate Pmale09 chromosome X1, mOrnAna1.pri.v4, whole genome shotgun sequence genome:
- the LOC114806489 gene encoding G-protein coupled receptor 22-like, with protein MESVMEPDLYSPVLETGDGANEEAGWALPFPLGFQVSLAGFLVLEIVLGFGSNLTVLVLYCAQTSLVDSVSNMVTVNLHVLDTLICLLCVPLTVAVLLLPRGRQGALLCSFHEACVTFSGVATAVSVLVISLDRYDMSVRPARRVLTPPRALLLLAGAWLLSLATFFIPFLEGELAAAATGPHNRTLPCMGGGPARAVGLAAHCHLLVQIPAFLAALAVMLVTYARILQALSLGIGIRGLAQIPPAPAPALQTSVSVIIALRRAVRRHRDRRERQRRVFRMSLLIVSSFLGCWAPLSVGNLLVLCLGPSERLGQLRLCFLAAAYGTTVLHPLLYAFTRQKLRRALRGQGKRRAVSALQADRAPGAGVLHHAWVGPRKGRAAERPPTSEETDRCLAEPGKS; from the exons ATGGAGTCCGTCATGGAGCCCGACTTGTACAGCCCTGTCCTGGAGACCGGCGATGGCGCCAACGAAGAGGCCGGTtgggccctgcccttccccctgggGTTCCAGGTGTCCTTGGCCGGCTTCCTGGTGCTAGAGATCGTGCTGGGCTTCGGCAGCAACCTCACTGTGCTGGTGCTCTACTGCGCCCAGACCAGCCTGGTGGACTCGGTCAGCAACATGGTCACCGTGAACTTGCACGTGCTCGACACGCTGATCTGCCTGCTCTGCGTCCCGTTGACGgtggccgtgctgctgctgccccgcgGCCGACAGGGGGCGCTGCTCTGCAGCTTCCACGAGGCCTGCGTGACCTTCAGCGGGGTGGCCACGGCCGTCAGCGTGCTGGTCATCAGCCTGGACCGCTACGACATGTCCGTGCGGCCGGCGCGGCGGGTGCTCACCCCGCCGCgggcgctgctgctgctggccgggGCGTGGTTGCTTTCGCTGGCCACCTTCTTCATCCCCTTCCTGGAAGGGGAGTTGGCGGCGGCGGCCACCGGGCCGCACAACCGCACGCTGCCCTGCATGGGGGGCGGGCCGGCCCGGGCGGTAGGGCTGGCCGCGCACTGCCATCTGCTGGTGCAGATCCCCGCCTTCTTGGCGGCGCTCGCCGTGATGCTGGTCACCTACGCGCGGATCCTGCAGGCGCTCAGCCTGGGCATCGGC atTCGGGGCCTGGCCCAGATCCCGCCCGCGCCCGCCCCAGCGCTGCAGACCTCCGTGTCCGTGATCATAGCGCTCCGCCGCGCCGTGCGGCGCCACCGGGACCGGCGGGAGCGGCAGCGCCGCGTGTTCCGTATGTCGCTGCTCATCGTCAGCTCTTTCTTGGGCTGCTGGGCGCCGCTCTCCGTGGGGAACCTTCTGGTGTTGTGCTTAGGGCCCAGCGAGCGGCTGGGGCAGCTGCGCCTCTGCTTTCTGGCCGCCGCCTACGGCACCACGGTGCTGCACCCGTTGCTCTACGCCTTCACCCGCCAGAAGCTGCGACGAGCGCTGcgaggccagggcaaaaggcgGGCGGTGTCCGCGCTCCAGGCGGACCGCGCACCGGGCGCCGGGGTGCTCCACCACGCCTGGGTGGGGCCGCGCAAAGGCCGCGCTGCCGAGCGGCCTCCCACCAGCGAAGAGACCGATCGTTGCCTCGCCGAGCCCGGCAAGAGTTGA